One genomic region from uncultured Subdoligranulum sp. encodes:
- a CDS encoding phosphoglycerate dehydrogenase, with product MYTIKTLNAISPTGLAKLPANQFEIDNEATAPQGILVRSADMHDAPLPESLLAIARAGAGTNNIPIEECTNAGIVVFNTPGANANAVAELVVGALIAGSRNMVDAVHWAQGLKGRDTIAKDVEKGKKQFVGPELRGKTLGVIGLGAIGSRVANAAVSLGMEVLGYDPYISIDAAWSLSRSVQHCVSLGDMLPRCDYLTIHVPYLPTTRHTINAQTLAMCKDGVRVLNFARGELVDNTALLDALDSGKVAHYFCDFPTEELLGVKGVECTPHLGASTPESETNCAVMAAAELSDYLKNGNITHSVNLPDVSQPRVGGRRICIIHKNTPGAISAITGILTAAHLNIENMVNKSKKDIAYTLLDVTGEITDTLAAELSGIEPAIRVRVL from the coding sequence ATGTATACCATCAAAACACTGAACGCCATTTCGCCCACTGGCCTGGCCAAGCTGCCGGCCAACCAGTTTGAGATCGACAATGAAGCCACCGCTCCCCAGGGAATCCTGGTGCGCAGTGCCGACATGCATGACGCGCCCCTGCCCGAGAGCCTGCTGGCCATCGCCCGGGCGGGTGCCGGCACCAACAACATTCCCATCGAGGAATGCACCAACGCCGGCATCGTGGTCTTCAACACGCCGGGCGCCAACGCCAACGCCGTGGCGGAACTGGTGGTGGGTGCCCTCATCGCCGGCAGCCGCAACATGGTGGACGCCGTCCACTGGGCCCAGGGCCTGAAAGGCCGGGACACCATCGCCAAGGACGTGGAGAAGGGCAAGAAACAGTTTGTGGGCCCCGAACTGCGGGGCAAGACGCTGGGCGTCATCGGCCTGGGTGCCATCGGTTCCCGGGTAGCCAACGCTGCCGTGTCCCTGGGCATGGAAGTGCTGGGCTATGACCCCTACATCTCCATCGACGCCGCCTGGAGCCTCTCCCGCAGCGTGCAGCACTGTGTGTCGCTGGGTGATATGCTGCCCCGCTGTGATTACCTGACCATCCATGTGCCCTATCTGCCCACCACCCGCCACACCATCAACGCCCAGACGCTGGCCATGTGCAAGGACGGCGTGCGGGTGCTGAACTTCGCCCGCGGTGAACTGGTGGACAACACTGCTCTGCTGGACGCCCTGGACAGCGGCAAGGTGGCCCACTACTTCTGTGACTTCCCCACCGAGGAGCTGCTGGGCGTCAAGGGCGTGGAGTGCACGCCCCACCTGGGCGCCAGCACCCCCGAGAGTGAGACCAACTGCGCCGTCATGGCTGCCGCCGAGCTCAGCGACTACCTGAAGAACGGCAACATCACCCACAGCGTCAACCTGCCCGATGTGAGCCAGCCCCGCGTGGGCGGCCGCCGCATCTGCATCATCCACAAGAATACGCCGGGCGCCATCTCGGCCATCACCGGCATCCTGACCGCCGCCCACCTGAACATCGAAAACATGGTGAACAAGAGCAAGAAGGACATTGCCTACACCCTGCTGGATG
- the serC gene encoding 3-phosphoserine/phosphohydroxythreonine transaminase yields the protein MARVYNFSAGPSMLPESVLKTAQVELLDYHGSGMSVMEMSHRSKWFDEIIQNTEASLRRVLNIPDNYKVGFFQGGATQQFAMVPLNFLTTGTADYLVTGNFSKKAAEECAKFGTARIAASSKDKNFTYIPDVKAIDYDPNASYIHICQNNTIFGTKYREVPQVEGIPLVADMSSMICSEPVDVSKYGVIYFGVQKNIAPAGMAIAIVREDLLGKSAKGITPEQIPTMMNYTTLLAKDSMYNTPPCWCIYMTGLVMDYLEHEVGGLEEMKRRNEAKAKVLYDYLDSQDFYHNPVEKEYRSLMNVTFTSPDPDTDKAFCAAATEAGFVNLKGHRLVGGMRASIYNAMPAEGVDKLVVFMEKFRKEHQ from the coding sequence ATGGCAAGAGTATACAACTTCAGCGCCGGCCCGTCGATGCTGCCGGAATCTGTTCTGAAAACCGCCCAGGTGGAACTGCTGGATTACCACGGTTCCGGCATGAGCGTGATGGAGATGAGCCATCGCAGCAAATGGTTTGACGAGATCATCCAGAATACCGAGGCGTCCCTGCGCCGGGTGCTGAATATCCCCGACAATTATAAAGTGGGCTTCTTCCAGGGCGGCGCCACCCAGCAGTTCGCCATGGTGCCACTGAACTTCCTGACCACCGGCACCGCCGATTACCTGGTCACCGGCAACTTCAGCAAGAAGGCCGCCGAGGAATGCGCCAAGTTCGGCACGGCCCGCATCGCCGCCAGCAGCAAGGACAAGAACTTCACCTACATTCCCGACGTGAAGGCCATCGACTACGACCCCAACGCCAGCTATATCCACATCTGCCAGAACAACACCATCTTCGGCACCAAGTACCGGGAGGTCCCCCAGGTGGAGGGCATTCCCCTGGTGGCGGACATGAGCTCGATGATCTGCTCCGAGCCGGTGGATGTAAGCAAATACGGTGTCATCTATTTCGGCGTGCAGAAGAACATCGCCCCCGCCGGCATGGCCATCGCCATTGTCCGGGAGGACCTGCTGGGCAAGAGCGCCAAGGGCATCACGCCCGAGCAGATTCCCACCATGATGAACTACACCACCCTGCTGGCCAAGGACAGCATGTACAACACCCCGCCCTGCTGGTGCATCTACATGACCGGCCTGGTCATGGACTACCTGGAGCATGAGGTGGGCGGCCTGGAAGAGATGAAGCGCCGCAACGAGGCCAAGGCCAAGGTGCTCTACGACTATCTGGACAGCCAGGACTTCTACCACAACCCCGTGGAGAAGGAATACCGCAGCCTGATGAACGTGACCTTCACCAGCCCCGACCCCGACACCGACAAGGCCTTCTGCGCCGCCGCCACCGAGGCAGGGTTCGTCAACCTGAAGGGCCATCGTCTGGTGGGCGGCATGCGGGCCTCCATCTACAACGCCATGCCCGCCGAAGGCGTGGACAAACTGGTCGTCTTCATGGAGAAGTTCCGCAAAGAGCACCAATAA
- a CDS encoding BlaI/MecI/CopY family transcriptional regulator has product MEILSRREEQVMVALWDCGRAATRREIAAKLPPECRWADTTLLNFLLRLEKKSFVRPEKQGNRNLYTPLVRRLTYCGAVSEAHLKTLYGGDLRRMVRALADTDRIGYADIERLLRWLGEYQAANPEYDYE; this is encoded by the coding sequence ATGGAGATTTTATCGCGTCGGGAAGAACAGGTGATGGTGGCGCTGTGGGACTGCGGCCGGGCGGCCACCCGGAGGGAGATCGCGGCCAAGCTGCCACCGGAATGCCGCTGGGCGGACACCACGCTGCTGAATTTTCTGCTGCGGCTGGAGAAGAAGTCCTTTGTCCGCCCGGAAAAGCAGGGCAACCGCAACCTGTACACCCCACTGGTGCGGCGGCTGACCTACTGTGGGGCGGTCAGCGAGGCCCACCTGAAAACGCTGTACGGAGGCGACCTGCGCCGCATGGTGCGCGCCCTGGCGGACACCGACCGTATCGGTTACGCCGACATTGAGCGTTTGCTTCGCTGGCTGGGAGAGTATCAGGCCGCCAACCCCGAATATGATTATGAGTGA
- a CDS encoding TIGR03915 family putative DNA repair protein has translation MPYQANVTDTAYHYDGSFPGFLCCIFESFSRREIPAAVCPPQESQMTLFGVREIVTDLSHARRVAAGLERLGPVIRDRLTTGFLCTDPGKDLKLLRFARLCFDVGPRAAQMLGHADAADAFAIERAVNCEAHRYIEFIRFEERDGMLGTVIHPKHQVLPLLRGHFCSRLPDEDFLIFDATHGTALLRRNRRVEYLAMDHYTPAADAEELNWQSLWKRFFKALTIEERRNERLQQNHVFKRFWPDMCEMQPDLPGAQATHS, from the coding sequence ATGCCTTACCAAGCGAATGTAACCGACACAGCCTACCACTATGACGGCAGTTTTCCGGGGTTCTTGTGCTGCATTTTCGAGAGCTTCTCCCGCCGGGAGATCCCTGCCGCCGTCTGTCCGCCCCAGGAATCCCAGATGACGCTGTTCGGCGTGCGGGAGATTGTCACCGACCTTTCCCATGCCCGGCGTGTGGCGGCCGGGCTGGAACGGCTGGGACCGGTGATACGGGACCGCCTCACCACGGGATTTCTCTGCACCGATCCGGGCAAGGACCTGAAGCTTCTGCGCTTCGCCCGGCTCTGTTTTGATGTGGGCCCCCGGGCCGCCCAGATGCTGGGCCATGCCGATGCGGCCGATGCTTTCGCCATCGAGCGGGCCGTCAACTGTGAGGCCCACCGCTATATTGAATTCATCCGGTTCGAGGAGCGGGACGGTATGCTGGGCACCGTCATCCATCCCAAGCACCAGGTGCTGCCCCTTTTGCGGGGGCACTTCTGCAGCCGCCTGCCCGACGAGGATTTTCTCATCTTCGACGCCACCCACGGCACCGCCCTGCTGCGCCGCAACCGTCGGGTGGAATACCTGGCCATGGACCACTACACCCCCGCCGCCGACGCGGAGGAACTGAACTGGCAGTCCCTGTGGAAGCGTTTCTTCAAGGCGCTGACCATTGAGGAGCGGCGCAACGAAAGGCTGCAGCAGAACCATGTGTTCAAGCGGTTCTGGCCCGATATGTGCGAGATGCAGCCCGATCTGCCCGGTGCGCAGGCCACTCACTCATAA
- a CDS encoding putative DNA modification/repair radical SAM protein, with translation MDLGEKLEILADSAKYDVACTSSGVDRPGRHGSLGSCAAAGICHAFTPDGRCVSLLKVLYSNACSYDCRYCVNRRSNDRPRATFTPRELADLTIGFYRRNYIEGLFLSSAVLGTPDRTMELMIEALRILRQEYHFNGYIHAKTIPGADPLLVERIGLLADRLSVNIELPSETSLNQLAPDKKKSAILRPMGQIAVKSAESRRELAVYKRAPAFAPAGQSTQMIIGATPENDLHILNLTEGLYKKYALKRVFFSAYLPVVADEHLPALSTRPPLLREHRLYQADWLLRYYHFSAGELLNEEEPNFDPYLDPKCNWALRHSEFFPVEVNRASRAELLRVPGIGPKSATRIVQARRLQTLGLPELKRIGVVLKRAQYFITCSGHTPGHGTRAEIAGALLDPKAFGVGMQQLSLDDFAAKPLPSAAPAVHQLADHGMDARQAARLVREEALTCLTKRM, from the coding sequence CTGGCCGACAGTGCCAAATACGACGTGGCCTGCACCTCCAGCGGTGTGGACCGTCCGGGGCGGCACGGCAGTCTGGGCAGCTGCGCGGCCGCCGGCATCTGCCATGCCTTTACCCCCGACGGGCGCTGTGTCTCGCTGCTCAAGGTGCTGTACTCCAACGCCTGCTCCTACGATTGCCGCTACTGTGTCAATCGGCGTTCCAACGACCGTCCCCGGGCCACCTTCACGCCCCGGGAACTGGCCGACCTGACCATCGGTTTTTACCGCCGCAACTACATCGAGGGGCTGTTTCTGTCCAGTGCGGTGCTGGGTACCCCCGACCGCACCATGGAACTGATGATCGAGGCGCTGCGCATCCTGCGGCAGGAGTACCATTTCAACGGGTATATCCATGCCAAGACCATTCCCGGAGCCGATCCGCTGCTGGTGGAGCGCATCGGACTGCTGGCGGACAGGCTTTCCGTCAACATCGAATTGCCCAGCGAGACCAGTCTGAACCAGCTGGCACCTGACAAGAAAAAGAGCGCCATTCTGCGGCCCATGGGCCAGATCGCTGTCAAAAGTGCCGAGAGCCGGCGGGAGCTGGCCGTCTACAAGCGGGCCCCGGCCTTTGCCCCGGCCGGGCAGAGCACCCAGATGATCATCGGTGCCACGCCGGAAAACGATCTGCACATTCTGAATCTCACCGAGGGGTTATACAAAAAATACGCGCTGAAGCGCGTCTTCTTCTCCGCCTATCTGCCGGTGGTGGCTGACGAGCACCTGCCGGCCCTTTCCACCCGGCCGCCGCTGCTGCGGGAACACCGCCTCTACCAGGCGGACTGGCTGCTGCGGTACTACCATTTTTCTGCCGGGGAATTGCTCAACGAGGAGGAGCCCAACTTTGATCCCTATCTGGACCCCAAATGCAACTGGGCCCTGCGGCACTCCGAGTTCTTCCCGGTGGAAGTCAACCGGGCCAGCCGGGCCGAACTGCTGCGGGTGCCAGGCATCGGCCCCAAAAGCGCCACCCGGATTGTCCAGGCCCGCCGCCTCCAGACGCTGGGACTGCCGGAACTCAAGCGCATCGGGGTGGTGCTCAAACGGGCCCAGTATTTCATCACCTGCAGCGGCCACACCCCCGGCCACGGCACCCGGGCCGAGATTGCCGGGGCACTGCTGGACCCCAAGGCCTTTGGTGTGGGAATGCAGCAATTGAGCCTGGACGATTTTGCGGCCAAACCGCTGCCGTCGGCGGCACCGGCCGTTCATCAGCTGGCCGACCACGGCATGGACGCCCGCCAGGCGGCCCGCCTGGTGCGGGAGGAGGCGCTGACATGCCTTACCAAGCGAATGTAA